In Phocoena sinus isolate mPhoSin1 chromosome X, mPhoSin1.pri, whole genome shotgun sequence, a genomic segment contains:
- the AKAP17A gene encoding A-kinase anchor protein 17A isoform X1 produces MAAATIVHDTSEAVELCPPYGLYLKPITKMTISVALPQLKQPGKSISNWEVMERLKGMVRDHQFSALRISKSTMDFIRFEGEVENKSLVRAFLACLDGKTIKLSGFSDILKVRAAEFKIDFPTRHDWDSFFRDAKDMNETLPGERPDTIHLEGLPCKWFALKESGSEKPSEEVLVRVFERFGEIRNVDIPMLDPYREEMTGRNFHTFSFGGHLNFEAYVQYREYAGFIQAMSALRGMKLMYKGEDGKAVACNIKVSFDSTKHLSDASIKKRQLERQKLQELEQQREEQKRREKEAEERQRAEERKQKELEEQERERRREEKLRRRAQRQRERELRRGQRKLERLQAEEQRKLQEKIRLEERKLLLAQRNLQSIRLIAELLSRAKAVKLRQQEQREETLRLQQQEERRRLQEAELRRVEEEKERALGLQRRERELRERLLSILLSKKADGARAPAALGAAHAHLLQPVLDILHTVSAGCAGAAPPTPGAQREAPPRPPAAGPAQNVNGGAADEAPSKEEQDPRRVAPDDGPSEKRCPGVLACIPDNNQQPKAVPAACEQSAPRKDARSEQDKCNREPSGGRGRASGDRGSDDGPKRERSRPRRAGSREDARLPKERRSHRKRSHQDGSPRRRSASPEHERERSRRSHSRDRHGRRERSRDRDRDRRGSSGRKRSRHRRSERSRSGSPGRHRSTWNSFNVSSPL; encoded by the exons ATGGCTGCGGCTACCATCGTGCACGACACGTCCGAGGCGGTGGAGCTGTGCCCTCCCTACGGCCTGTACCTGAAGCCCATCACGAAAATGACCATCAGCGTGGCGCTCCCGCAGCTGAAGCAGCCGGGCAAGTCCATCTCCAACTGGGAGGTGATGGAGCGCCTGAAGGGCATGGTGCGCGACCACCAGTTCTCCGCGCTGCGCATCTCCAAGAGCACCATGGACTTCATCCGCTTCGAGGGCGAGGTGGAGAATAAGAGCCTGGTCAGGGCCTTCCTGGCCTGCCTGGACGGCAAGACCATCAAGCTCAGCGGCTTCTCCGACATCCTCAAGGTGCGCGCCGCCGAGTTCAAGATCGACTTCCCCACCCGCCACGACTGGGACTCCTTCTTCCGGGACGCCAAGGACATGAACGAGACGCTGCCCGGCGAGCGGCCCGACACCATCCACCTGGAGGGGCTGCCCTGCAAGTGGTTCGCCCTGAAGGAGTCGGGCTCCGAGAAGCCCAGCGAGGAGGTGCTGGTCCGGGTGTTTGAGCGCTTCGGGGAGATCCGCAACGTGGACATCCCCATGCTGGACCCCTACCGCGAGGAGATGACGGGCCGCAACTTCCACACCTTCAGCTTTGGGGGCCACCTGAACTTCGAGGCCTACGTGCAGTACCGCGAGTACGCGGGCTTCATCCAGGCCATGAGCGCCCTGCGCGGCATGAAGCTCATGTACAAGGGCGAGGACGGCAAGGCCGTGGCCTGCAACatcaag GTTTCTTTCGATTCGACCAAACACTTGAGCGACGCCTCCATCAAGAAACGGCAGCTCGAGCGGCAGAAGCTTCAGGAGCTGGAGCAGCAGCGGGAGGAGCAGAAGCGCCGGGAGAAGGAGgcggaggagaggcagagagccGAGGAGAG GAAGCAGAAGGAGCTGGAGGAGCAGGAGCGCGAGAGGCGGCGGGAGGAGAAGCTGCGCAGGCGCGCGCAGAGGCAGCGGGAGCGCGAGCTGCGGCGCGGCCAGCGGAAGCTGGAGAGGCTGCAGGCGGAGGAGCAGCGGAAGCTGCAGGAGAAGATCCGGCTGGAGGAGCGCAAGCTGCTGCTGGCGCAGCGCAACCTGCAGTCCATCCGGCTCATCGCCGAGCTGCTGAGCCGCGCCAAG GCCGTGAAGCTGCGGCAGCAGGAGCAGCGGGAGGAGACGCTGCGGCTGCAGCAGCAGGAGGAGCGCCGGCGGCTGCAGGAGGCGGAGCTGCGGCgagtggaggaggagaaggagcgCGCGCTGGGCCTGCAGCGCCGGGAGCGCGAGCTGCGCGAGCGTCTGCTCAGCATCCTGCTCAGCAAGAAGGCGGACGGCGCCCGCGCGCCCGCGGCCCTGGGCGCCGCGCACGCGCACCTGCTGCAGCCGGTGCTGGACATCCTGCACACCGTGTCGGCCGGCTGCGCGGGCGCCGCCCCGCCCACACCCGGCGCCCAGCGCGAGGCCCCGCCCCGGCCGCCGGCCGCCGGCCCCGCCCAGAACGTGAACGGCGGCGCCGCGGACGAGGCCCCGAGCAAGGAGGAGCAGGATCCTCGCCGGGTCGCCCCCGACGACGGCCCCTCCGAGAAGAGGTGCCCCGGCGTCCTCGCCTGCATCCCCGACAACAACCAGCAGCCCAAGGCCGTGCCCGCCGCCTGCGAGCAGAGCGCGCCCAGGAAGGACGCGCGCTCCGAGCAAGACAAGTGCAACCGTGAGCCCAGCGGGGGCCGCGGCCGGGCCAGCGGGGACCGGGGCAGCGACGACGGGCCCAAGCGGGAGCGCAGCCGGCCGCGGCGGGCGGGCAGCCGGGAGGACGCGAGGCTGCCCAAGGAGCGGCGGTCGCACAGGAAGCGCTCGCACCAGGACGGGAGCCCCCGCCGGCGCAGCGCCAGCCCCGAGCACGAGCGCGAGCGGTCGCGGAGGTCCCACAGCAGAGACCGGCATGGCCGGCGGGAGAGGAGCCGGGACCGGGACCGGGACCGCAGGGGCAGCTCTGGCAGGAAGCGCAGCCGCCACCGACGCAGCGAGAGGTCGCGCTCGGGCTCCCCCGGCCGGCACCGCAGCACCTGGAACAG CTTTAACGTCAGCAGTCCTCTCTGA
- the AKAP17A gene encoding A-kinase anchor protein 17A isoform X3, with translation MAAATIVHDTSEAVELCPPYGLYLKPITKMTISVALPQLKQPGKSISNWEVMERLKGMVRDHQFSALRISKSTMDFIRFEGEVENKSLVRAFLACLDGKTIKLSGFSDILKVRAAEFKIDFPTRHDWDSFFRDAKDMNETLPGERPDTIHLEGLPCKWFALKESGSEKPSEEVLVRVFERFGEIRNVDIPMLDPYREEMTGRNFHTFSFGGHLNFEAYVQYREYAGFIQAMSALRGMKLMYKGEDGKAVACNIKVSFDSTKHLSDASIKKRQLERQKLQELEQQREEQKRREKEAEERQRAEERKQKELEEQERERRREEKLRRRAQRQRERELRRGQRKLERLQAEEQRKLQEKIRLEERKLLLAQRNLQSIRLIAELLSRAKAVKLRQQEQREETLRLQQQEERRRLQEAELRRVEEEKERALGLQRRERELRERLLSILLSKKADGARAPAALGAAHAHLLQPVLDILHTVSAGCAGAAPPTPGAQREAPPRPPAAGPAQNVNGGAADEAPSKEEQDPRRVAPDDGPSEKRCPGVLACIPDNNQQPKAVPAACEQSAPRKDARSEQDKCNREPSGGRGRASGDRGSDDGPKRERSRPRRAGSREDARLPKERRSHRKRSHQDGSPRRRSASPEHERERSRRSHSRDRHGRRERSRDRDRDRRGSSGRKRSRHRRSERSRSGSPGRHRSTWNR, from the exons ATGGCTGCGGCTACCATCGTGCACGACACGTCCGAGGCGGTGGAGCTGTGCCCTCCCTACGGCCTGTACCTGAAGCCCATCACGAAAATGACCATCAGCGTGGCGCTCCCGCAGCTGAAGCAGCCGGGCAAGTCCATCTCCAACTGGGAGGTGATGGAGCGCCTGAAGGGCATGGTGCGCGACCACCAGTTCTCCGCGCTGCGCATCTCCAAGAGCACCATGGACTTCATCCGCTTCGAGGGCGAGGTGGAGAATAAGAGCCTGGTCAGGGCCTTCCTGGCCTGCCTGGACGGCAAGACCATCAAGCTCAGCGGCTTCTCCGACATCCTCAAGGTGCGCGCCGCCGAGTTCAAGATCGACTTCCCCACCCGCCACGACTGGGACTCCTTCTTCCGGGACGCCAAGGACATGAACGAGACGCTGCCCGGCGAGCGGCCCGACACCATCCACCTGGAGGGGCTGCCCTGCAAGTGGTTCGCCCTGAAGGAGTCGGGCTCCGAGAAGCCCAGCGAGGAGGTGCTGGTCCGGGTGTTTGAGCGCTTCGGGGAGATCCGCAACGTGGACATCCCCATGCTGGACCCCTACCGCGAGGAGATGACGGGCCGCAACTTCCACACCTTCAGCTTTGGGGGCCACCTGAACTTCGAGGCCTACGTGCAGTACCGCGAGTACGCGGGCTTCATCCAGGCCATGAGCGCCCTGCGCGGCATGAAGCTCATGTACAAGGGCGAGGACGGCAAGGCCGTGGCCTGCAACatcaag GTTTCTTTCGATTCGACCAAACACTTGAGCGACGCCTCCATCAAGAAACGGCAGCTCGAGCGGCAGAAGCTTCAGGAGCTGGAGCAGCAGCGGGAGGAGCAGAAGCGCCGGGAGAAGGAGgcggaggagaggcagagagccGAGGAGAG GAAGCAGAAGGAGCTGGAGGAGCAGGAGCGCGAGAGGCGGCGGGAGGAGAAGCTGCGCAGGCGCGCGCAGAGGCAGCGGGAGCGCGAGCTGCGGCGCGGCCAGCGGAAGCTGGAGAGGCTGCAGGCGGAGGAGCAGCGGAAGCTGCAGGAGAAGATCCGGCTGGAGGAGCGCAAGCTGCTGCTGGCGCAGCGCAACCTGCAGTCCATCCGGCTCATCGCCGAGCTGCTGAGCCGCGCCAAG GCCGTGAAGCTGCGGCAGCAGGAGCAGCGGGAGGAGACGCTGCGGCTGCAGCAGCAGGAGGAGCGCCGGCGGCTGCAGGAGGCGGAGCTGCGGCgagtggaggaggagaaggagcgCGCGCTGGGCCTGCAGCGCCGGGAGCGCGAGCTGCGCGAGCGTCTGCTCAGCATCCTGCTCAGCAAGAAGGCGGACGGCGCCCGCGCGCCCGCGGCCCTGGGCGCCGCGCACGCGCACCTGCTGCAGCCGGTGCTGGACATCCTGCACACCGTGTCGGCCGGCTGCGCGGGCGCCGCCCCGCCCACACCCGGCGCCCAGCGCGAGGCCCCGCCCCGGCCGCCGGCCGCCGGCCCCGCCCAGAACGTGAACGGCGGCGCCGCGGACGAGGCCCCGAGCAAGGAGGAGCAGGATCCTCGCCGGGTCGCCCCCGACGACGGCCCCTCCGAGAAGAGGTGCCCCGGCGTCCTCGCCTGCATCCCCGACAACAACCAGCAGCCCAAGGCCGTGCCCGCCGCCTGCGAGCAGAGCGCGCCCAGGAAGGACGCGCGCTCCGAGCAAGACAAGTGCAACCGTGAGCCCAGCGGGGGCCGCGGCCGGGCCAGCGGGGACCGGGGCAGCGACGACGGGCCCAAGCGGGAGCGCAGCCGGCCGCGGCGGGCGGGCAGCCGGGAGGACGCGAGGCTGCCCAAGGAGCGGCGGTCGCACAGGAAGCGCTCGCACCAGGACGGGAGCCCCCGCCGGCGCAGCGCCAGCCCCGAGCACGAGCGCGAGCGGTCGCGGAGGTCCCACAGCAGAGACCGGCATGGCCGGCGGGAGAGGAGCCGGGACCGGGACCGGGACCGCAGGGGCAGCTCTGGCAGGAAGCGCAGCCGCCACCGACGCAGCGAGAGGTCGCGCTCGGGCTCCCCCGGCCGGCACCGCAGCACCTGGAACAGGTAA
- the AKAP17A gene encoding A-kinase anchor protein 17A isoform X2, whose protein sequence is MAAATIVHDTSEAVELCPPYGLYLKPITKMTISVALPQLKQPGKSISNWEVMERLKGMVRDHQFSALRISKSTMDFIRFEGEVENKSLVRAFLACLDGKTIKLSGFSDILKVRAAEFKIDFPTRHDWDSFFRDAKDMNETLPGERPDTIHLEGLPCKWFALKESGSEKPSEEVLVRVFERFGEIRNVDIPMLDPYREEMTGRNFHTFSFGGHLNFEAYVQYREYAGFIQAMSALRGMKLMYKGEDGKAVACNIKVSFDSTKHLSDASIKKRQLERQKLQELEQQREEQKRREKEAEERQRAEERKQKELEEQERERRREEKLRRRAQRQRERELRRGQRKLERLQAEEQRKLQEKIRLEERKLLLAQRNLQSIRLIAELLSRAKAVKLRQQEQREETLRLQQQEERRRLQEAELRRVEEEKERALGLQRRERELRERLLSILLSKKADGARAPAALGAAHAHLLQPVLDILHTVSAGCAGAAPPTPGAQREAPPRPPAAGPAQNVNGGAADEAPSKEEQDPRRVAPDDGPSEKRCPGVLACIPDNNQQPKAVPAACEQSAPRKDARSEQDKCNREPSGGRGRASGDRGSDDGPKRERSRPRRAGSREDARLPKERRSHRKRSHQDGSPRRRSASPEHERERSRRSHSRDRHGRRERSRDRDRDRRGSSGRKRSRHRRSERSRSGSPGRHRSTWNRRNT, encoded by the exons ATGGCTGCGGCTACCATCGTGCACGACACGTCCGAGGCGGTGGAGCTGTGCCCTCCCTACGGCCTGTACCTGAAGCCCATCACGAAAATGACCATCAGCGTGGCGCTCCCGCAGCTGAAGCAGCCGGGCAAGTCCATCTCCAACTGGGAGGTGATGGAGCGCCTGAAGGGCATGGTGCGCGACCACCAGTTCTCCGCGCTGCGCATCTCCAAGAGCACCATGGACTTCATCCGCTTCGAGGGCGAGGTGGAGAATAAGAGCCTGGTCAGGGCCTTCCTGGCCTGCCTGGACGGCAAGACCATCAAGCTCAGCGGCTTCTCCGACATCCTCAAGGTGCGCGCCGCCGAGTTCAAGATCGACTTCCCCACCCGCCACGACTGGGACTCCTTCTTCCGGGACGCCAAGGACATGAACGAGACGCTGCCCGGCGAGCGGCCCGACACCATCCACCTGGAGGGGCTGCCCTGCAAGTGGTTCGCCCTGAAGGAGTCGGGCTCCGAGAAGCCCAGCGAGGAGGTGCTGGTCCGGGTGTTTGAGCGCTTCGGGGAGATCCGCAACGTGGACATCCCCATGCTGGACCCCTACCGCGAGGAGATGACGGGCCGCAACTTCCACACCTTCAGCTTTGGGGGCCACCTGAACTTCGAGGCCTACGTGCAGTACCGCGAGTACGCGGGCTTCATCCAGGCCATGAGCGCCCTGCGCGGCATGAAGCTCATGTACAAGGGCGAGGACGGCAAGGCCGTGGCCTGCAACatcaag GTTTCTTTCGATTCGACCAAACACTTGAGCGACGCCTCCATCAAGAAACGGCAGCTCGAGCGGCAGAAGCTTCAGGAGCTGGAGCAGCAGCGGGAGGAGCAGAAGCGCCGGGAGAAGGAGgcggaggagaggcagagagccGAGGAGAG GAAGCAGAAGGAGCTGGAGGAGCAGGAGCGCGAGAGGCGGCGGGAGGAGAAGCTGCGCAGGCGCGCGCAGAGGCAGCGGGAGCGCGAGCTGCGGCGCGGCCAGCGGAAGCTGGAGAGGCTGCAGGCGGAGGAGCAGCGGAAGCTGCAGGAGAAGATCCGGCTGGAGGAGCGCAAGCTGCTGCTGGCGCAGCGCAACCTGCAGTCCATCCGGCTCATCGCCGAGCTGCTGAGCCGCGCCAAG GCCGTGAAGCTGCGGCAGCAGGAGCAGCGGGAGGAGACGCTGCGGCTGCAGCAGCAGGAGGAGCGCCGGCGGCTGCAGGAGGCGGAGCTGCGGCgagtggaggaggagaaggagcgCGCGCTGGGCCTGCAGCGCCGGGAGCGCGAGCTGCGCGAGCGTCTGCTCAGCATCCTGCTCAGCAAGAAGGCGGACGGCGCCCGCGCGCCCGCGGCCCTGGGCGCCGCGCACGCGCACCTGCTGCAGCCGGTGCTGGACATCCTGCACACCGTGTCGGCCGGCTGCGCGGGCGCCGCCCCGCCCACACCCGGCGCCCAGCGCGAGGCCCCGCCCCGGCCGCCGGCCGCCGGCCCCGCCCAGAACGTGAACGGCGGCGCCGCGGACGAGGCCCCGAGCAAGGAGGAGCAGGATCCTCGCCGGGTCGCCCCCGACGACGGCCCCTCCGAGAAGAGGTGCCCCGGCGTCCTCGCCTGCATCCCCGACAACAACCAGCAGCCCAAGGCCGTGCCCGCCGCCTGCGAGCAGAGCGCGCCCAGGAAGGACGCGCGCTCCGAGCAAGACAAGTGCAACCGTGAGCCCAGCGGGGGCCGCGGCCGGGCCAGCGGGGACCGGGGCAGCGACGACGGGCCCAAGCGGGAGCGCAGCCGGCCGCGGCGGGCGGGCAGCCGGGAGGACGCGAGGCTGCCCAAGGAGCGGCGGTCGCACAGGAAGCGCTCGCACCAGGACGGGAGCCCCCGCCGGCGCAGCGCCAGCCCCGAGCACGAGCGCGAGCGGTCGCGGAGGTCCCACAGCAGAGACCGGCATGGCCGGCGGGAGAGGAGCCGGGACCGGGACCGGGACCGCAGGGGCAGCTCTGGCAGGAAGCGCAGCCGCCACCGACGCAGCGAGAGGTCGCGCTCGGGCTCCCCCGGCCGGCACCGCAGCACCTGGAACAG GAGGAACACGTAG